The Syntrophobacterales bacterium region AGCTCCGCTTACCGTTAGTACTATGGGATTATATTTGTAGGCAAGCATCCCGATTACCTCATAAAAAATAATGGCGTGAGAAAATCTCCTGCTTTATCTGCCTTAATGTCAGCGGGAGTTCTTTAAAGGCTTTTTCCTTCTTCTCAGCACCAGAAAACAGATCAGCCCGGCCGTAAGGATAACCGTCTCCTCTCCCAGCGTATCGAAACCTCGATAATCGGCAAGGATGACTGTCACCATATTGGGTGTTTTCGCATCCCTCAGGGCATTGCGGATATAGAAGGAAGACGCCCCCGGGGAATCCACCAGACTTCTTGTTGAGTGCATGCCCGCCCCGGCATCGCCACGATTGGGAAGCCCTGTCGTGCCATAAATCAAAAGCGCCCCAAAGGCGATCAGCAATAGCCAGTTGACTATTTTCAATCCCCGCTCCTTCTTGATGTCTGGAAAATCAGGACAACAAAAAATATTCCCGTTATCCCGGCGCCGACCACCGCCTCGGTAAACCCTACGTCAATAGCCCCCATCACCGCGTAAAGCAGGGCCGATACAAAGCTGAAGACACTGAGCGTTACCACCGCCGTCAGGAGATCCTTGACCGTCAACGAAATAACCGCCGAAACAAGCATAAAAACAGCCATGATCGTCTCTATTTCCCAGTACATTTCTCAGTCTCCCCACCGCTTCTTTTTTTAAACCATGGTCTGAGCCCACTCTGGATGGCCGCATTGGCAAGGGCATGTGTTCCGGTTGGATTCGTCAGAAAAACAAAAATGAGGATGAACAGGAGCTTGGCGCTGTTAAGCGTCAATCCCTCAATAAGAATCATTCCAAAAATCACGAGCATTATTCCCAGTGTATCGCTTTTTCCGGTCGCATGATTACGGGTGTAGAAATCAGGCAGTCGGATTAATCCAACACTTCCGACCAGCATAAAAAAGGCGCCCGCTATTACCGCGGCAATGCCCACGGTATTTCCGATCATTCGCCCACCTTTTTAACTGCTATGAATTTGGCAATGGCGACAATCCCGATAAAATTGAGAACCGCATAAGCAAGAGTAATATCCACAAACATGTCAAACCTTTTGAACACAAAACCTATAGCCAGAATCAACACCATCGTCTTGGTGCCGATCGCTCCGGCGCCCAGCATCCTGTCAAAAATGGTAGGTCCCCGGAGAACCCGATAAAGGGGGATGAAAATAATGGAGGTCAGTATAACTGTATAATATAAAAAGAATCTGTCCATTTTGTTTACCGCTCACACTCTTGTTATCGCTACCTCTTTCACAACCTTGCCGGGATTCCGTTCGAAGAGCCCCGCCACTTGACCGGGCAGGGAACCGTCAATGATGCCGGAAGATGAAGCATCCATCAGCGAATGAACGAGAAACTCATCGCCCTCGATTCTCAAGGTAATCGTTCCCGGAGTCAGTGTAATGGAGTTTCCCAGGATAACCCGATAGGTAGTATTCCGCAAAGACGTCTTGAAACTCACCAGCGACGGATCAATGGGACAGCTTGGCCTCAGAACGACGGAGGCGACCTGTAAACTCGACATAACAATCTGCCATAGCAGCCAGGGGACATAACCCGCCAAATTAAGTATTGACAGTCTTTGAGTCTCCGACTTTTCCAGCAGGGAAAAGAGACGCTTTCTCAATGGGTAATTAAGGAGCATTACAACAAAGACGGAAAAAACCCCGAAGGAGATGTGCATCAGATCGTAATGGCCGCTCAACAGCAGCCAAAAAATCATCAGCAGAACGGCTTCAATGACGGAGTTTTTTAAAAAACGGGATTTACGATATCTTCTCACAATGTCATCCTAAGAAAAATTTGGACGGCAGACATCTCAACATCTCTCTTGGCATTTTGCAGATTCGGTACTGAATCAACCGACAAAACTCGGGAAAATAGCGGGACGTCTAATAAGTTGCTAAGACCCTGCGGCCTCTATCAAACGCCTTACAGGGTGTCAAGCTATTTTTTTTTCTATTTCCCGCCAGACAAGTTCCTTTCCCGCGCCGGTTTTTGCTGAAAAAACCAATAGGTTCAATTTAAACGAAGGACCGATTAGTTCCTCAATAACACGCCTTCTCACAGCAAGTTCATTGCGGGAAATCTTGTCTGTCTTGGTTAGAACCAGCAAAAAATCAAGCGAGTAATGGGCAAGCCAGCGCATGAGCTGCATATCTTCGCCAGTAGGATCGCGGCGTACGTCGAGGAGCATGATCACGAGTTTTAGTGTCGGACGATCGCCAAGATATGTTTCCACCATGGGACCCCACTGGCGACGAATCGCCTCCGGAACCTTCGCGTATCCGTAGCCAGGAAGATCAACAAAGAAAAAACTTTGATTGACGCTAAAAAAATTGATCTCCTGGGTGCGCCCCGGGGTGGTGCTGGTGCGGGCAAGTCTTTTCCTGTTGAGGAGGGTATTGATCAGGGATGATTTGCCGACATTGGATCTCCCGGCAAAGGCCACCTCGGGAATGCCGGCGGGGGGGTAGTGGCGTGGTTCTTTTGCAGAAAGCACAAACTCCGCGGATATAATCTTCATGCAATAAACCCAGAATAATTCCTGCAACTAAAAAAGAGACGTCAAAGCAGCCCGTAAGCCGAATTCTGTTTCGCCCTCCAGTTGCCCGGAAAAGCGATGATGATCATTCCTCTGGGGCAGCCGTTGCCGACTGCCTCAAGCGACACAACCCGAGAACCTGGGGACGGGCAGTCCCGTTCTCCTATTTGGTCTTGCTCCGGATGGGGTTTACCAAGCTTTCCCGGTCACCCGGGAAACTGGTGAGCTCTTGCCTCGCCTTTTCACCCTTACCCTTCCTGAAGCGGAGGGGCGGTATATTTTCTGTGGCACTTTCCTTAGGGTTGCCCCCAGTCGCCGTTAGCGACCATCCTGCCCTGCGGAGTTCGGACTTTCCTCCGTTGCGGTTTCCCGCAACCGCGATCATCTGTTCTGCTTTGACGTCTCAATTACTAATTACTTTCAGCGTTCAGGTCTTCCCAGTAGAGTATCCTGTTGCAATTCGGGCAGGTCATAAGCTCTTCACTGGTCTGCAGCTCATTGTACATTTGGGGGGGAATCGCCATATGACAACCGTAACAAATCTCTTTCCAGGCGACAACCACCGCCAAACCGTTGCGAATTACCTTTATTCTCTCATATTTTTTCAGGATTACATCAGGCATTTTCTCTTTAAGTTTCCCAGCCCTGCCCAGACACTCCTCAAGTTTCCCGTTCAGTGAATCAAGCTCGGCCTGAATCGCCTGTCTCTCCCCTTCGTAGCTGCTGCGGCGTAAAGCTAACTCCTCGTCACTTGCTTTCATCTCCTTCTGAAAAACTTCGAGCCCATCCAATAGAACAATAATCTCATCTTCAAGCTTGCCGTTTTTCACCTCTGAGGCTGCAATTTCCTTGAGCATAGACTGATATTCCTTGTTTGTCTTCACCTCCGAAAGTCTTTCCCGTGCTCGCTTCAGCGCCTCCTGTCCCGTCTGCAACTGGCGGTCCTTTTCCTTTTTCTGTTTCTGTCTATCCTCGAATTCCTGTCGCTTTTGTTCCATGGACTCGCAAAACGCACTAAATCCTGCTTCGAGCTCGCTTAAACGAGTTGGCAGGTTTTTCTGGTCGGAGCGGATTTTTTCCGCCTCCGCTTCTATCTTCTGCAGCTCAACTAATCTTGTCAAGAGTTCTTTCAACCCATCCCCCTATATTAAAAAATATGTTCTTCAGTACTTAAAAAAAATGCACCCTTCTCGGTGCATTTCCTGTCTCCGCCTATTGGTTCTTGCTTTCATGGGAGCTTTTTTATTATCGGTATTAAAAAAAAAGATGGCTATCAAAATAAGTCACGCTTCCTTTCATCCTTGGTGGGCCCACCTGGATTCGAACCAGGGACCGACCGGTTATGAGCCGGGGGCTCTACCAATTGAGCTATGGGCCCTTGCATCCCCAGGATGAACTCAAAACTCCGTTTTTCGAGGGCCTTCTTAATACCGATCAGCGGTTTTTGTCAATATTTTATTTTCGCCTGACTTCAAAAGACGACGTCTTGCCCCACTGCGCCCTTTGCGTTCAGAGCCTGATTCTGCCGGTTTATCATTCAAGCTGCCAGTATCCGTCGCTTCCTCAGCATCTTCAGCCGCATAATTGCCTCGTTCGCTAATGCCGAATCTCATTCTCAGCACCTTTTCCTCGCGCGGGGTCAAGGTGGAAAGAATCTTGCGGGTCTGTTCGGCAAGATCCATGCTGATCGTGGCGTCAGATGGCGACATAAATTTTTTATCCTCTATAAAATCACCGAGATGGCTATCTTCTTCCTCGCCAATCGGGGTCTCCAGAGAGATCGGTTCCTTGGCTATTTTCAGAACCTTGCGCACCTTTTCCAGCGGAAACTCCATTTTGTTGGCAATCTCCTCCGGATTCGGCTCCCTGGCCAATTCCTGGACCAGATAACG contains the following coding sequences:
- a CDS encoding DUF4040 domain-containing protein, which codes for MYWEIETIMAVFMLVSAVISLTVKDLLTAVVTLSVFSFVSALLYAVMGAIDVGFTEAVVGAGITGIFFVVLIFQTSRRSGD
- the mnhG gene encoding monovalent cation/H(+) antiporter subunit G — protein: MIGNTVGIAAVIAGAFFMLVGSVGLIRLPDFYTRNHATGKSDTLGIMLVIFGMILIEGLTLNSAKLLFILIFVFLTNPTGTHALANAAIQSGLRPWFKKRSGGETEKCTGK
- a CDS encoding Na+/H+ antiporter subunit E, producing MRRYRKSRFLKNSVIEAVLLMIFWLLLSGHYDLMHISFGVFSVFVVMLLNYPLRKRLFSLLEKSETQRLSILNLAGYVPWLLWQIVMSSLQVASVVLRPSCPIDPSLVSFKTSLRNTTYRVILGNSITLTPGTITLRIEGDEFLVHSLMDASSSGIIDGSLPGQVAGLFERNPGKVVKEVAITRV
- the yihA gene encoding ribosome biogenesis GTP-binding protein YihA/YsxC, translating into MKIISAEFVLSAKEPRHYPPAGIPEVAFAGRSNVGKSSLINTLLNRKRLARTSTTPGRTQEINFFSVNQSFFFVDLPGYGYAKVPEAIRRQWGPMVETYLGDRPTLKLVIMLLDVRRDPTGEDMQLMRWLAHYSLDFLLVLTKTDKISRNELAVRRRVIEELIGPSFKLNLLVFSAKTGAGKELVWREIEKKIA